Genomic segment of Mycobacterium botniense:
CGCCGAGCACGACACCCACCCATACCGGTTTGCCCGTCAGGTAAGTCACGCTGAGCGTGGTCGCGGTGATCCCAAACACCAAAGAACCCGCAAGACCCTCCCACGACTTTTTCGGGCTGATCGCCGGCACCATCGGGTGCTTACCGAACAGGACGCCCATCGCGTAGCCGCCGACATCGGAGCACACGACGCCCAACGCGAGGGAAAATGCCCTTCCGGCCCCGTCGGGGGGATAGATCAGCAACGCGGCGAAGGACGCGAAGAGCGGCACCCAGGCCGCGAGGAACACGGTCGCGGAGACGTCCCGGAGGTAGTTCGTCGGGCCGACGGTGTCGTCACCGCGTGCGGCACCGTGACCGTGGCGGCTCAGCAGCCGCCACATCATGCACACGAGGACGGTGCCCCCGAACCCGGCCAGCGCGCCGCCCGCCCGGAACGGCCAGGTCAGCCACACGGTGGCCTGACCACCGAGCACGAGCGGAATCACGGGAATCACAAACCCGGCGGCACGCAACCGCCGCGTCACCTCGAGGGTGCCCAGTAAGACCCCGACAGCCACTACCGCAATCCAGCCGTATGGCTTTGCGTAGAGCAGACTCGCGATAACAGCCCCACCCAAGAGCACCCCCACCGCAATCGCCACCGGCAGATTGCGGCCGGCTCGCGATGCTTTCTTGATGCGCTGCGCCGGCTTTTTGGGCGGGACGCCTGCGCCGGTATCGGTGCCTGCCACGGACCTGATGTGCTGGACGGCCTTAGACCTCCAGCAGCTCGCCTTCTTTGTGTTTGACCAGTTCGTCGATCTGGGTGACGTACTGGTGGGTCGTCTTGTCCAGGTCTTTTTCCGCCCGGCCAACCTCGTCCTCACCGGCCTCGCCGTCCCTGCGGATGCGGTGCAGTTCCTCCATCGCCTTGCGGCGGATGTTGCGCACCGACACCCGCGCTTCCTCACCTTTGTGTCTGGCCTGTTTGACCAGCTCACGGCGGCGTTCTTCGGTCAGCTGCGGGACGGCTACCCGGATGAGGGCGCCGTCATTGGTGGGATTGACCCCCAGGTCAGAGTTGCGGATGGCTTTTTCGATGGCACCCAGCTGCGCCGATTCGTACGGCTTGATGACGACCAGCCGCGGCTCGGGCACGTTGATGCTGGCCAGCTGGGTGATCGGGGTGGGCGCGCCGTAGTAGTCGATGGTGATCCGCGAGAACATGCCGGGATTGGCCCGACCGGTGCGGATAGTTGCCAGTTCGTCACGGGCCACCGCCACCGCCTTTTCCATTTTCTCCTCGGCGTCGAAGAGAGTCTCCTCAATCATGGCGCCGCTCCTCCTCATCGCTGTGCTCTGCATCGTCGCCGACGCGGATCACGGCATTCTCCCTTCAGGTGGTGACCAGCGTTCCGATCTTCTCACCGGCGACCGCCCTGGCAATATTGCCGTCGGTCAACAGGTTGAACACCAGGATTGGCATACCGTTGTCCATGCACAGGCTGAACGCGGTGGCGTCGGCCACTCGCAGACCACGGTCGATGACCTCACGATGGCTGATCACGCTGAGCAGTTCGGCGTCGGGATTTTGCCGCGGATCCTCGGCGAACACCCCGTCGACCGCTTTGGCCAGCAAAACCACTTCTGCGCCGATCTCCAGCGCCCGCTGCGCGGCCGTGGTGTCGGTGGAGAAGTACGGCAGCCCGATACCGGCCCCAAAGATGACCACCCGTCCTTTTTCGAGGTGTCGGCGCGCGCGCAAAGGAAGGTACGGTTCGGCCACTTGGCCCATGGTGATGGCTGTCTGGACGCGGGTGACAATGCCTTCGCGCTCAAGGAAGTCTTGCAGCGCAAGACTGTTCATGACAGTGCCTAACATTCCCATATAGTCCGATCGGGCGCGCTCCATTCCGCGCTGCTCCAGCTGCGCACCGCGGAAGAAGTTGCCGCCGCCGATCACAACCGCCACCTGCACGCCGCTGCGCACCACTTCGGCGATCTGGCGGGCAACGAGTGACACCACATCCGGGTCAAGCCCCACCTGTCCGCCGCCGAACATTTCGCCGCCGAGTTTGAGCAACACTCGCGAGTACTTGGGCCGGCTCGCCGGCTGGCCGGCGAGGCATCCGTCATCCGGCGGGAACGCTCGTCCCCCGTCGGGGCTGGTCGGCTCCGTCATCAGACTCCTCGCATGGCAGAACGCCCTCGGTGATCACCACCCAGGACGGCATGTTCCATCCTGCCTCATCGCCGCGCCGTCGCACGGGATGGGTCTGCTTTGCTCCACACGGCGGCTGCGCCCACCATGCTGCGCGGGAACTGCGCGGGAAGGTTGTGTGGGGGTTATGTCATCGGCGGGGCGGCGCGGTCGCGGTGCAGGCGACTCGGTCGACGAAGCCCACGGCGATCGGCGCGCCCCCGGTGCGGCACAGCATCGTGACCGCGGACTGCCCGCGGTCACCGGCCCCGCAACGCCTGCTCGAAAGTGGGGTAGATGTCGAGGATACTGTCGAGCTTTGTCACTTCGATCGGCCGCACCACATGGGCGTCGCTGGCCACCAGCCGAACCGGCGTACCACTGGCCTTGCCTTTCTTGTGACAATCCAGTACCGCATTCATACCCGCGCTGCCGAAGAAGGTCACGGCCTGCAAGTCGATGATGATCAGCTGCGCCTGACCTGTCGCGGCAAGATCCAGCGCGGCCGTCAGATGGGAGCCGAGCTCACCGACGGTGCTGGAATCGATTTCACCCCGTGCCCGCACGACGGCGGCGTTGCCTTCCAGTTCGTGCCGGACCGTCAGCAATTCCATCGCTCGTCCTCCTGGGGTTCCGCTGGGAGCCCTCTGCTTGACTGCACCAGCCACCTGGCGAGGGGCCGCATTCGCGCCGCCGCCGATAGAGACGATCGAGCTTAACTCGCGCGGGCCGCGGATAGCCGATGAGTTTCCCTTCCACGACCCGTTGAGCGGGGCGGCGTGGGGGAACCGCCGCCGACGGTCGGCTGTGGTCGGCGCCGATCCGTTCCCGGATATCGGCGCGTGGTGAGCCCTACCCGGTCCCGTGTTCGCCCGGCACTGCGGCCAGCACCGGTGCGGTCTCACCAGAGCCCACCCGCGCGGGATGGACGTCCCGATGCCCACGCCACGGCCAGCACCGCGCCGAGCAGTGGCCCCGCGGCATCGGGGGATGCCTCAGGGGATGCATCATCGGTGGTGCGAGCGGTTACCGAGTGCATCCGACCGGGTGGGCGCCGAGATACCGACGACCGGGAGGCGATCCCCCTCGGGGCGACAACAGCTCAGGCCAGAACGACGGGGATTGACGAAATCCGTTTCGACATCACGTTTTATCGTGTGGACACTGCACCAGTGACGAACCCGTCATTCGGTGCCCGGCGGTGACGGCGCCGACCGTCGTCCGGCCGTGCGGGACGCTTGTCAGTCAACGTTGTCGTAGTCCCCTGTTGCCGGCCAGTTTTCGTTTTATCGCCAAGGCATTGGGCGGCGCGCCACGCACTGTGGTTCTCCCCGACACGCACCGATGCTGGCGAATGCCCGCCGGCGCGCGGTGTGGGACGGCGGCTCACGAATGCCTGCACGATAGCCGATGTTTGAGCACACGACACAAGGGGAATCCCGCCGGGCACGGCGCGGAGTTCTACGGGCCAAGCAGGCGGCTCGGCCACGCCGAGGAAGCGATCACGTTAATCGGTGCCGAGCCGAAAGCGCTCAGAGCACAGGCACCGACAAGGAGGGCTCATGGCCGAGCAGAAAAAGAGCGGACCCGAAGAGGCTGTACACGGCGTCGTCGAGGACGTTAAGGGCAAAGCTAAAGAAGCGGTGGGAAATATCACCGGTAGAGACGACCTCGCGCGTGAGGGTAAAGCCCAGCAGGACAAGGCCCAAGCGCAGCGGGATGCCGCCAAGAAGGAGGCCGAAGCCGAATCGGCCCGCGCCGCCGCTGCTGCGTCGGAAATGCGCCAAAAGTTCGAGCAGCACTAGCTTGCCGGAGAGAAGGGGCCCGGTCCGTCAACGGACCGGGCCCCTTCGCCGTTCAGCCCGCGGCGCGCCTTTTGTCACCGTGGTCGATGCACAAGTCGGTACAAAAGGCGTTGCAACAGTTGATATGAGAGCTTCAACGAACGATTGGATACTACGTTTTCACGAGTCGTGTCCGACTACATCGGATGATCGCGCGGCAGGCGGAGCAGCATCGGGAACGACTATGGAGCCCAGCGCTACGCACCACCGCCGGATCATGGCCGCACGGCCAGGACCACCCGGCCAGGGCACGGCCGCCCGGCTTTCCCGTTTCCAGCCCTGCCCGCAGCCGGTCCACAACCGCCTGGTCTACCGCATCCGTTGCCGGCGAAAACGACCTCCCCGCACCGCTAGTCGGCGCGGGGAGGTCAGCCACCTCGGCTGCTGGACACGTAGAGCCGGTGAGTGACCCGGACGACTAGGTGGTCCAGATGAGGACGTCTTGGACCCCATCGTTGTAGACGACACCGTCCGGCGGTGCGCCGGTGACGTCAAAGTAGATCTTCCCGCTGCTCTGCTCCCCCTGGACCAGGGGCGCTGGACTGATCCCATCGGGTGCCGGCACCGTGTCGATGACCCGATAGGTCTGACCGTTGGCCGCCCGGGCGTTGAAGTCGGAGATCAGCGGGGTGACGGTGCCGCCATCGGAGCGGGCTGTGACATCGGCCTGGTACAGTTTACCCGCCGGGGTATAGCCCGGCAGCACTGCAGTGCTGGGCTGGAGATGGCTCACTGTGTACGCCGTCACCATCGGACCGTCAAAGAGCTGTTCGGCGGTGCCGAACTTTTGGATAGCGGGCTGCGCCGCAGCTGTTGCGGCGGTGAAAACACCTGCGGCCGCAAGGGCAGCGGCTCCGGTCGCCGTTTTCACTGCCGTGGTGATACACCTCACGCGCTTACTCCTTTCTCGGGTACGTCATGCGAGTGTGTCGTTGAAGCGCGAACTGCCCGTCAAGGTGGACACATCACTCGCACTTAATCGGCGGCTACCCTGCGATGCTGTTGTCAAAACACCACCCGGCCCATGGCGCCGTAACCAGGCACTCCGGCGGATGAGCAGCGCTGCGGGTCTTTCCGGTACGGGAGCGAAAGGAGTAGTTGTGGCTTTGCCCTGGCCGGGCGATAGTGATAAGGCGATCTCACACGTTCCGCAGACATCGCCGGCCGGGCGGCGTCTCATCCCCTTAACCAGGTAATGCGTAGCGAACGGGCAGCGGTTCTGGCCCGAGCGCGATTCGCTCGCGGATGGCGCCGGTCCGCACGTCGATGTGGCAACCGAGCAGGAAGGTGCTTGTGGTGATGGCCGGAGACTCCGACGCTTCGCCCGGTCACGTTTCCGCGGCGCAACCCGTCAAACTAGCAGCCGGCCAACGGCCGGATCCCGATGACGAACTCCGTGATATCGACCTGGTCATCGGTCTGGGCGAACCACAGCGCGTGGGCCGGTTCCGATTTTTCCTCGACGGCCAGCGCTGGGAGTGGTCGGATGCAGTTGCCCGCATGCACGGCTACCAGCCGGGATCAGTGGTGCCCACCACCGAATTGTTGCTGCACCACAAACATCCTGACGACCACCAGCAAGTCACAGCAGCTTTGGAAGGAGTCCTTCGAGGCGAGCCGTTCAGCAGCCGGCACCGCATCGTCGATGCGGCCGGGCATACCCGCTGGGTGGTCGTCGTCGGCGACCGGATGCTCGACGACAGTGGCGCGGTGATCGGCACGTCGGGGTTCTACGTCGACGTCACCGAGTCGCTCCAGTCCGACGTCAGCGCCGCGGTGTCTCAAGTCGCCGACTCGCGCGCCCGCATCGAACAAGCCAAGGGTGTGCTCATGGCGGCCTACGGCATCAGCGCAGAGCGAGCGTTCGACATCCTGGTGTGGCGTTCACAGGAGACCAATATCAAGGTGCGTGAGCTTGCCGGCCGCTTCCTCAATGCAATCGGCGGCAACATGTCCGGTGACACAACCAGCCGTATCGATCACGCGCTACTCACCCTGGAAAAGCCGGCGACCGACAGTTCGCGGCACAGCTAACCCGTGGGGTCAGAGCTGCGGGCAACTGAGAGGGCCGACGGCCGGTCACCCGACGGCCCCACACCTTTGTTTCGGGCTTGCCCGCCAGCGCTCAGACCGGCAATGTCTGCACCGCAGGCAGATTGACCGCTCTGAGCGCAGCTGGGCTCAATGCTGATCCTTGTTGCGGGATTCCCGCCGATGCCACAATGGGCGCAACAGTGTCGCGACTTCCCCGGCGCTGGATGTTTCGACAACCGCAAATCGGGGTAAGGCTAGCTAACAGGATGCTGCGGCTCGTGACGGACCGCGAGCACGCAGACCTGAGTCCCGCCGCAGGTATACCGCCTTGTGAGGTGACGGCCTCGGCTACTGGGGCTAGTGGGAGGTTGCCACCATGGCAATGCCGTTGAACAGCGATTGCAGCGGCGCAGAGTTTCAGCCGAGAACGGTGCCGGCGCTGCTGCGGCTACTGGGAGTGAGTGACCGACCAGTGACCGAGCAGTGGCTTGCCATCAGCGAGTGGCTTGCCGAAAACACGCCCTCTGCTGAACTGCGATGTAGTTTGCGCGCCAACGGCTACGGGCCCATTCTGATCGGCAGAGGACCGTCAAAGCGAACCGTTGCCTCCGCCCTCCGGGCCGACCGTCCCCAGTCGAATCCGAAAGCAGGTGACGGGTCATAGGCGTTGCGGATGATCGGGACGGTGTGGTTGCGCCGTGCGGTGGTGGTTGCCCCGCCGGTTGACCGGAACCATCGAAACTGCGGCGCGGCTGCGCGACGGCGTCCCGCATCCGCTGCCCCGG
This window contains:
- a CDS encoding phosphatidate cytidylyltransferase, which translates into the protein MAGTDTGAGVPPKKPAQRIKKASRAGRNLPVAIAVGVLLGGAVIASLLYAKPYGWIAVVAVGVLLGTLEVTRRLRAAGFVIPVIPLVLGGQATVWLTWPFRAGGALAGFGGTVLVCMMWRLLSRHGHGAARGDDTVGPTNYLRDVSATVFLAAWVPLFASFAALLIYPPDGAGRAFSLALGVVCSDVGGYAMGVLFGKHPMVPAISPKKSWEGLAGSLVFGITATTLSVTYLTGKPVWVGVVLGVVLVITATLGDLVESQFKRDLGIKDMGSLLPGHGGVLDRFDGFLPAGVAAWIVLTLVA
- a CDS encoding PAS and ANTAR domain-containing protein, with translation MAGDSDASPGHVSAAQPVKLAAGQRPDPDDELRDIDLVIGLGEPQRVGRFRFFLDGQRWEWSDAVARMHGYQPGSVVPTTELLLHHKHPDDHQQVTAALEGVLRGEPFSSRHRIVDAAGHTRWVVVVGDRMLDDSGAVIGTSGFYVDVTESLQSDVSAAVSQVADSRARIEQAKGVLMAAYGISAERAFDILVWRSQETNIKVRELAGRFLNAIGGNMSGDTTSRIDHALLTLEKPATDSSRHS
- the frr gene encoding ribosome recycling factor: MIEETLFDAEEKMEKAVAVARDELATIRTGRANPGMFSRITIDYYGAPTPITQLASINVPEPRLVVIKPYESAQLGAIEKAIRNSDLGVNPTNDGALIRVAVPQLTEERRRELVKQARHKGEEARVSVRNIRRKAMEELHRIRRDGEAGEDEVGRAEKDLDKTTHQYVTQIDELVKHKEGELLEV
- the mbp1 gene encoding microaggregate-binding protein 1 is translated as MAEQKKSGPEEAVHGVVEDVKGKAKEAVGNITGRDDLAREGKAQQDKAQAQRDAAKKEAEAESARAAAAASEMRQKFEQH
- the pyrH gene encoding UMP kinase — encoded protein: MTEPTSPDGGRAFPPDDGCLAGQPASRPKYSRVLLKLGGEMFGGGQVGLDPDVVSLVARQIAEVVRSGVQVAVVIGGGNFFRGAQLEQRGMERARSDYMGMLGTVMNSLALQDFLEREGIVTRVQTAITMGQVAEPYLPLRARRHLEKGRVVIFGAGIGLPYFSTDTTAAQRALEIGAEVVLLAKAVDGVFAEDPRQNPDAELLSVISHREVIDRGLRVADATAFSLCMDNGMPILVFNLLTDGNIARAVAGEKIGTLVTT
- a CDS encoding STAS domain-containing protein, with the translated sequence MELLTVRHELEGNAAVVRARGEIDSSTVGELGSHLTAALDLAATGQAQLIIIDLQAVTFFGSAGMNAVLDCHKKGKASGTPVRLVASDAHVVRPIEVTKLDSILDIYPTFEQALRGR
- a CDS encoding MPT63 family protein is translated as MRCITTAVKTATGAAALAAAGVFTAATAAAQPAIQKFGTAEQLFDGPMVTAYTVSHLQPSTAVLPGYTPAGKLYQADVTARSDGGTVTPLISDFNARAANGQTYRVIDTVPAPDGISPAPLVQGEQSSGKIYFDVTGAPPDGVVYNDGVQDVLIWTT